A window from Pararge aegeria chromosome 6, ilParAegt1.1, whole genome shotgun sequence encodes these proteins:
- the LOC120624510 gene encoding glutamine synthetase 1, mitochondrial-like codes for MSIYIKSISRWRNILQSYSNIKIYARTLAQHHFTSGVASLNTPINAFYNHYINLPLPKDKILATYVWIDGSGIHLRSKDRILERVPCDLTMAPKWSFDGSSTGQAKTNDSDTILIPCAIYRDPFRKSPHVVVLCETFHCDGTPTATNYRANCAKVLSKIAHQEPWFGIEQEYTMFDTDMWPLGWPKCRGFPVIKSKFSYCGNGEHIAGRDIVECHARACIYSGMDYEGSNAEVMKGTWEFQVGTTLGIKAADDVWMGRYFLNRIAEHFNTIISYHPKPMGKYQPGIGCHHNFSVKKMRDNGGIREIERVCKILCDKHTKYIKNYGLGDGNENKKRLTGKFETASFDTCKWAVADRGASVRIQRRVMLKGSGFLEDRRPAGDCDPYRVCALLAETCLN; via the coding sequence atgtctatatatataaaaagtatttcacGTTGGCGAAATATCCTACAAAGTTAttctaacattaaaatatatgcaCGTACGTTGGCTCAACACCATTTTACTTCAGGTGTAGCAAGTTTGAATACGCCCATCAATGctttttataatcattatattaatttaccttTGCCAAAAGATAAAATACTAGCGACGTATGTTTGGATTGATGGAAGCGGCATACATTTGCGTTCTAAGGATCGTATATTAGAGAGAGTACCTTGTGACCTTACCATGGCCCCAAAATGGTCATTTGATGGAAGTTCCACAGGCCAAGCGAAAACGAACGACTCCGATACGATCTTAATTCCATGTGCAATATATCGAGATCCATTTCGTAAAAGTCCGCATGTCGTAGTACTTTGTGAAACGTTTCATTGCGATGGAACACCTACAGCTACAAATTACAGAGCAAACTGTGCAAAAGTTCTTAGTAAAATAGCACACCAAGAACCGTGGTTTGGGATAGAACAAGAATATACAATGTTTGATACGGATATGTGGCCTCTAGGATGGCCAAAATGTCGTGGCTTTCCAGTGATTAAATCCAAATTTTCTTACTGTGGGAATGGTGAACACATAGCTGGAAGAGATATTGTAGAATGCCATGCAAGAGCATGTATTTATTCTGGCATGGACTACGAGGGATCTAACGCTGAAGTTATGAAAGGAACTTGGGAATTTCAAGTCGGAACCACTTTAGGAATAAAGGCTGCGGATGACGTATGGATGGGaaggtattttttaaacagaATAGCTGAACATTTTAATACCATTATCAGTTACCATCCAAAACCGATGGGTAAATATCAACCAGGCATAGGCTGCCATCACAATTTTAGTGTTAAAAAAATGAGAGATAATGGAGGAATACGGGAAATAGAAAGAGTGTGCAAAATTCTTTGTGATAAGCatacaaagtatataaaaaactatgGACTTGGAGAtggaaatgaaaacaaaaaaagactAACAGGAAAGTTTGAAACTGCTTCTTTCGATACATGCAAATGGGCAGTGGCAGATAGAGGAGCGTCGGTAAGGATTCAAAGAAGAGTTATGTTAAAAGGAAGTGGTTTTCTTGAAGACAGAAGACCAGCTGGTGATTGTGACCCGTATAGAGTTTGCGCTCTTTTAGCAGAAACTTGCCTAAATTGA